Proteins encoded in a region of the Isosphaeraceae bacterium EP7 genome:
- a CDS encoding SIMPL domain-containing protein, with protein sequence MPPTITVTGIGKISAVPDIAQINVGVVTQAATAGEALAGNSSSMTKLYAILKERGVATKDLQTSQVSISPVYSQPAPHNPQAPNNEFVPRIVGYRVDNTLEITARKIEKLGELLDALVQSGANQIHGISFRVDKPEGLLDSARKQAMQDAKRKAEMLAGEAGVVVGHPRSISEGSDFQPPVPKFAGAMRMMAADSTPVAAGEQELSVTVNVVYELILPK encoded by the coding sequence ATGCCCCCGACGATCACTGTGACTGGGATCGGCAAAATTTCGGCCGTCCCGGATATCGCTCAGATCAATGTCGGGGTCGTCACCCAGGCCGCCACGGCAGGGGAGGCCCTCGCCGGCAATTCGTCCTCGATGACCAAGCTTTACGCGATTCTCAAAGAGCGTGGTGTCGCCACCAAGGACCTTCAGACCTCTCAGGTCTCAATCTCCCCCGTCTATTCCCAGCCTGCACCCCATAATCCCCAGGCCCCGAACAACGAATTTGTCCCGCGAATCGTCGGCTATCGCGTGGACAATACGCTGGAGATCACCGCCCGGAAGATCGAGAAGCTAGGCGAGCTGCTCGACGCCCTGGTGCAGTCGGGGGCCAACCAGATTCACGGCATCTCGTTCCGCGTGGACAAGCCCGAGGGACTACTCGATTCCGCCCGCAAACAGGCGATGCAAGATGCCAAGCGGAAGGCCGAGATGCTCGCTGGTGAGGCGGGGGTCGTCGTCGGTCACCCCAGATCGATCTCGGAAGGCTCCGATTTCCAGCCCCCGGTGCCCAAGTTTGCCGGTGCCATGAGGATGATGGCCGCGGATTCGACGCCGGTGGCCGCGGGCGAGCAAGAATTGAGCGTGACGGTGAACGTCGTCTATGAGCTGATATTGCCCAAATAA
- a CDS encoding oligosaccharide flippase family protein: MATMTRPPRVPAIPRRVYPDRPIAAPPKAASKATGTRKIATNFLALSVAEILCRGISVVVTLGLAKTLGRGGYGRIEFAFNVVFWLVLLVRDGFEVISSREIARHPRLVRPLVNHILAVKLLLATILLIGLVAIGCATLTGPRERIVLGCYGLMLLTTALGLDFVFRGKERMGLVAISLCIRTALYAAGVWLLVSNESHIIWVPVCLVTGEAFGIGLVWAAYAREYGMPRPVLGARFLKVFLRRGRPVALIQISQTVIGSVDVMLVGLMSTYASVGLYSAPYRMINAVLTFGLIFQQVVFPSMARSWRETPEAGRQALDALVRVLVSVLIPLAVGTTLLADSLVGWILPEDFATAGLLLALGIWRAPLLTLAYLYQMALISLNREIAGLRLLFAGAIGSGPLVAILGATFGLEGASAAVVIVGLVLMLAGYICLAGEGRSPAWHHHVARPLLASLAMAPVCLLLRNRNLPLAVLSGAATYALTLLVIGGLSIRDIRAVLHPGQFGLVIAGSDEAAEPA, from the coding sequence ATGGCAACCATGACCCGACCGCCGCGCGTGCCGGCGATCCCACGCCGGGTATACCCCGATCGCCCCATCGCGGCGCCGCCGAAGGCTGCGAGCAAGGCCACGGGAACCCGCAAGATCGCAACGAACTTCCTGGCACTCAGCGTCGCTGAGATCCTCTGCCGGGGAATCTCGGTGGTCGTGACCCTGGGGCTTGCCAAGACCCTGGGCAGGGGCGGGTACGGGCGGATCGAGTTCGCCTTCAATGTCGTCTTCTGGCTGGTCTTGCTGGTTCGCGACGGATTCGAGGTCATCTCTTCGCGCGAGATTGCGCGTCATCCGCGCCTGGTCCGCCCGCTCGTCAATCACATCCTGGCCGTCAAGCTGCTCCTGGCAACGATCCTGCTGATCGGGCTGGTCGCGATTGGATGTGCGACGCTGACCGGCCCCCGCGAGCGCATCGTCCTGGGCTGTTATGGGCTGATGTTGCTGACGACGGCCCTCGGTTTAGACTTCGTCTTCCGCGGCAAGGAGCGGATGGGCCTGGTGGCCATCTCGCTCTGCATCAGGACGGCGCTCTATGCGGCGGGCGTCTGGCTGCTGGTCAGCAACGAGTCTCACATCATCTGGGTGCCTGTCTGCCTGGTCACGGGCGAGGCCTTCGGGATCGGCCTGGTCTGGGCGGCCTATGCACGCGAATACGGGATGCCCCGGCCTGTGCTCGGGGCCCGTTTCCTCAAGGTCTTCCTGCGCCGGGGTCGGCCGGTGGCCCTGATCCAGATCTCCCAGACGGTGATCGGGTCGGTTGACGTCATGCTGGTCGGCCTGATGAGCACCTACGCCAGCGTAGGCCTTTACAGTGCCCCCTACAGGATGATCAACGCGGTGTTGACGTTCGGCCTGATCTTCCAGCAGGTCGTCTTCCCCAGCATGGCCCGCTCCTGGCGCGAGACCCCCGAGGCCGGTCGACAGGCGCTTGATGCCCTGGTCCGGGTGCTCGTGTCGGTCTTGATCCCGCTTGCAGTCGGGACGACGCTGCTCGCCGATTCGCTGGTTGGCTGGATCCTGCCCGAGGATTTTGCCACCGCGGGGCTGCTTCTGGCCCTGGGTATCTGGCGGGCACCCCTGCTGACCCTGGCTTATCTCTATCAGATGGCCCTGATCTCATTGAACCGCGAGATCGCCGGGTTACGGCTTCTCTTCGCGGGTGCGATCGGGTCGGGCCCGCTCGTGGCGATTCTGGGTGCAACCTTCGGACTGGAAGGGGCTTCCGCGGCGGTCGTGATCGTCGGGCTGGTCTTGATGCTGGCCGGGTACATCTGCCTGGCGGGCGAAGGTCGAAGCCCCGCCTGGCACCATCACGTCGCCAGGCCCTTACTGGCCTCGCTGGCGATGGCACCCGTCTGTCTCCTGCTCCGAAACCGCAATCTTCCGCTCGCCGTGCTCAGCGGTGCGGCCACCTATGCTCTGACCCTCCTGGTTATCGGCGGACTGAGCATCCGCGACATCCGCGCCGTGCTGCACCCTGGACAGTTCGGGCTGGTGATCGCCGGCTCGGACGAAGCCGCCGAGCCGGCCTGA